Proteins encoded by one window of Nocardioides euryhalodurans:
- a CDS encoding pyrophosphorylase, with amino-acid sequence MSRVLSTEQAKTSIQQMQAIINGGFTDQISQLDSQGKTLSDPNVWDGPLAEKFRGSTWPETRAALDKAKQELEELRSQLTQISQNIMSAGGGA; translated from the coding sequence ATGTCGAGGGTTCTTTCCACCGAGCAGGCCAAGACTTCGATCCAGCAGATGCAGGCGATCATCAACGGTGGCTTCACCGACCAGATCAGCCAGCTCGACTCTCAGGGCAAGACGCTGTCCGACCCCAACGTGTGGGACGGGCCGCTGGCGGAGAAGTTCCGCGGCTCGACCTGGCCCGAGACGCGTGCGGCTCTCGACAAGGCCAAGCAGGAGCTCGAGGAGCTCCGCAGCCAGCTGACCCAGATCTCGCAGAACATCATGTCCGCCGGCGGCGGCGCCTGA